A DNA window from Camelina sativa cultivar DH55 chromosome 17, Cs, whole genome shotgun sequence contains the following coding sequences:
- the LOC104756966 gene encoding uncharacterized protein LOC104756966 yields the protein MVFPGEMTTKTATRPEQRSKSLHNFPLPNLWGNQRHLKCMKIDDSNGNGGDHHRLRRRSPPSRYSDSTAFRFGGSDHLRSKNAEAFKSGGGGSEEGIEEFRVKLMSDLKTVRDKITQSMFNKDVIEEEREEEEEISGSGSGSGSGQEKEVSLSPVKPWNLRKRRAAACKEPVSDKGIAIEEKVVVTPSLRGGGVVEAETVKKMRPKFAVKLSKKEIEEDFVGMLGHRPPRRPKKRPRTVQKQLDSLFPGLYLTEVTLDAYKVPEETTKR from the exons ATGGTGTTTCCCGGTGAGATGACGACGAAGACGGCGACGAGACCTGAGCAAAGATCGAAGAGTCTTCACAATTTCCCTTTACCGAACTTATGGGGGAACCAGAGACACCTCAAGTGCATGAAGATCGACGACTCAAACGGAAACGGCGGCGATCACCACCGACTAAGACGCCGATCTCCTCCTTCGAGATACTCCGATTCGACGGCGTTTCGATTCGGCGGGTCCGATCATCTCCGGAGCAAAAACGCGGAGGCGTTTAAatctggaggaggaggaagcgaGGAAGGGATCGAGGAGTTTAGGGTGAAGCTTATGTCGGATCTGAAGACGGTGAGGGATAAGATCACACAATCCATGTTTAACAAGGACGTAATCGAAGaggagagggaagaagaagaagaaatctccGGTTCTGGTTCCGGTTCAGGTTCCGGTCAAGAGAAggaggtctctctctctccggtgAAGCCGTGGAATCTTAGGAAACGAAGAGCGGCGGCGTGTAAAGAACCGGTTTCCGATAAGGGAATCGCGATTGAGGAGAAGGTGGTAGTGACGCCGTCGTTGAGAGGAGGCGGAGTGGTCGAAGCGGAGACGGTGAAGAAGATGCGTCCTAAGTTCGCTGTGAAGCTATCGAAGAAAGAGATCGAAGAAGATTTCGTTGGGATGTTAGGTCACCGACCACCGCGTCGGCCCAAGAAACGGCCCAGAACCGTTCAGAAACAACTCGAT AGTTTGTTTCCTGGGTTGTATTTGACTGAAGTGACGCTTGATGCATATAAGGTTCCAGAAGAGACCACCAAG AGATAG
- the LOC104756967 gene encoding pentatricopeptide repeat-containing protein At1g25360: MQPNPDLVRAIANSYAASLRLCLPIRRTSLQLARAVHANIITFGFQPRAHILNRLIDVYCKSSELRYARHLFDEISEPDKIASTTMVSGYCASGDITLARGVFEETPVSMRDTVMYNAMITGFSHNNDGYSAVNLFCKMKHEGFKPDNFTFASVLAALALVVEEEKQCLQFHAAALKSGAGSITSVSNALVSVYSKCASSPSLLHSARKVFDEILEKDERSWTTMITGYVKNGCFDLGKELVEVMDENMKVVAYNAMISGYVNRGLYHEALEMVRSMVSSGIELDEFTYPSVIRACATAGLLQLGKQVHAYVLRREDFSFHFDNSLVSLYYKCGKFDEARAIFEKMPAKDLVSWNALLSGYVSSGHIGEAKLVFKEMKEKNILTWMIMISGLAENGFGEEGLKLFTCMKREGFEPCDYAFSGAIKSCAVLGAYCNGQQFHAQLVKIGFDSSLSAGNALITMYAKCGVVEEARQVFRTMSCLDSVSWNALIAALGQHGHGAEAVEVYEEMLKEGIRPDRITLLTVLTACSHAGLVEQGRKYFDSMETIYCIPPGADHYARLIDLLCRSGKFSDAESVIKSLPFEPSAEIWEALLSGCRVHGNMELGIIAADKLFDLIPEHDGTYMLLSNMYAATGKWEEAARVRKLMRDRGVKKEVACSWIEVETQVHTFLVDDTSHPEAEAVYNYLQELGKEMRRLGFVPDTSFVLHDIESDGHKEDMLTTHSEKIAVAFGLMKLPPGTTIRVFKNLRTCGDCHNFFRFLSWVVQRDIILRDRKRFHHFRNGDCSCKNFW; this comes from the coding sequence atgcaaCCGAATCCAGACCTTGTTCGAGCCATCGCCAACAGCTACGCCGCGAGTCTCCGCCTATGTTTACCGATCAGACGAACGTCTCTGCAACTCGCGCGAGCCGTTCACGCCAATATCATCACTTTCGGGTTCCAGCCACGTGCACATATCCTCAACCGTTTGATCGATGTTTACTGTAAATCGTCAGAGCTTCGTTACGCACGCCACCTGTTCGACGAAATATCTGAACCAGATAAAATCGCTAGCACCACCATGGTTTCCGGGTATTGTGCTTCAGGTGACATCACTCTCGCTCGTGGAGTGTTCGAGGAAACTCCTGTGAGTATGCGAGATACTGTGATGTACAATGCGATGATCACTGGCTTCTCTCATAACAATGATGGCTACTCTGCTGTTAACCTTTTTTGTAAGATGAAGCACGAAGGATTCAAACCCGATAACTTCACTTTCGCGAGTGTTCTCGCTGCTTTAGCTTTAGTTGTCGAAGAGGAGAAGCAATGTCTGCAATTTCATGCTGCAGCTCTGAAGTCTGGTGCTGGTTCTATCACTTCGGTTTCGAACGCTCTGGTGTCTGTGTATTCGAAATGCGCTTCTTCGCCGTCTCTGTTACATTCGGCTAGAAAAGTGTTTGATGAGATCCTTGAGAAAGATGAGAGGTCATGGACTACTATGATTACTGGTTATGTAAAGAACGGTTGTTTTGATTTAGGGAAAGAGTTGGTTGAGGTGATGGACGAGAATATGAAAGTGGTTGCTTATAATGCTATGATTTCTGGTTATGTTAACCGAGGGTTGTATCACGAGGCGTTGGAGATGGTTAGGAGTATGGTTTCATCAGGAATTGAGCTTGACGAGTTTACGTATCCTAGTGTTATAAGGGCTTGTGCTACTGCTGGATTGCTTCAGCTGGGAAAGCAAGTTCATGCTTATGTGTTAAGAAGGGAGGATTTCTCGTTTCATTTTGACAATTCGTTAGTTTCGTTGTACTATAAATGTGGTAAATTTGATGAGGCAAGAGCCATTTTTGAGAAAATGCCGGCAAAAGACTTGGTTTCGTGGAACGCTTTGTTATCAGGGTATGTTAGTTCTGGGCACATAGGTGAGGCGAAGTTGGTTTttaaagagatgaaagagaagaATATCTTGACCTGGATGATAATGATATCAGGGTTAGCTGAAAACGGGTTTGGAGAAGAAGGTTTGAAGTTGTTTACTTGTATGAAGAGAGAAGGTTTCGAGCCTTGTGATTATGCGTTTTCTGGGGCGATCAAATCATGTGCAGTGCTGGGAGCGTATTGTAATGGGCAACAGTTCCATGCCCAGTTGGTTAAAATAGGGTTTGACTCTAGCCTCTCTGCTGGAAATGCTCTTATTACAATGTATGCGAAATGTGGGGTTGTGGAGGAAGCTCGACAGGTGTTTCGAACTATGTCTTGTTTGGATTCGGTTTCTTGGAATGCTTTGATTGCTGCACTGGGACAGCATGGGCATGGTGCTGAAGCAGTAGAGGTGTATGAGGAGATGTTGAAAGAAGGGATAAGACCTGATCGGATTACGTTGCTTACAGTTTTGACAGCGTGTAGTCACGCGGGTTTGGTAGAACAGGGACGGAAGTATTTTGATTCGATGGAAACTATTTACTGTATACCTCCTGGTGCAGATCATTATGCAAGACTGATAGATTTGCTCTGTCGATCTGGGAAATTCTCTGATGCGGAAAGTGTAATAAAATCATTACCTTTTGAACCTAGTGCAGAAATCTGGGAAGCTCTTCTTTCTGGTTGCAGAGTCCATGGAAACATGGAACTAGGGATCATCGCTGCAGACAAACTCTTTGATCTCATACCAGAACATGATGGGACTTACATGCTCTTATCGAACATGTATGCAGCTACTGGCAAGTGGGAGGAAGCGGCAAGGGTGCGTAAACTAATGCGGGATCGAGGGGTAAAAAAGGAAGTGGCTTGTAGTTGGATTGAAGTGGAGACGCAAGTGCATACATTTTTGGTGGATGATACATCGCATCCAGAGGCAGAAGCTGTTTACAACTATCTTCAAGAGTTGGGTAAAGAGATGAGGAGGCTGGGGTTTGTACCAGACACGAGCTTTGTGTTGCACGACATAGAGTCTGATGGTCACAAGGAAGATATGTTGACTACTCATAGTGAGAAGATTGCAGTTGCGTTTGGGCTAATGAAACTTCCTCCGGGAACAACCATTAGGGTTTTCAAGAACTTGAGGACTTGTGGAGACTGTCATAATTTCTTCAGGTTCTTGTCGTGGGTGGTGCAGCGAGACATAATCTTAAGAGACAGGAAGAGGTTTCATCATTTCCGAAATGGTGACTGTTCTTGTAAAAACTTCTGGTAG
- the LOC104756968 gene encoding glutamine--tRNA ligase, cytoplasmic → MVLKDDNSEKSLELFLSIGLDERTARNTINNNKVTANLTAVIYEAAVTDGCDRTTGNLLYSVATKYPTNALVHRPTLLKYIVTSKIKTPAQLEAAFAFFANTGPEDFKLNEFEEACGVGIEVSPEDIEKAVKDIFEENKKTILEQRYRTNVGELFGHVRKCLPWADPKIVKKLIDDKMYELLGEKTAADNEKPTKKKEKKEKPAKNEEKKAVVEATPEPSEEDLNPYSIFPQPEQNNMVHTEVFFSGGSVLRCSNSKEVLDKHLKVTGGKVYTRFPPEPNGYLHIGHAKAMFVDFGLAKERGGCCYLRYDDTNPEAEKEEYINHIEEIVKWMGWEPFKITYTSDYFQELYDLAVELIRRGHAYVDHQTGEEIKEYREKKMNSPWRDRPVEESLKLFDEMRRGMIEEGKATLRMKQDMQSDNFNMYDLIAYRIKFAPHPKAGDKWCIYPSYDYAHCTVDSLENITHSLCTLEFETRRASYYWLLHSLDLYMPYVWEYSRLNVTNTVMSKRKLNYIVTNKYVDGWDDPRLLTLAGLRRRGVTSTAINAFVRGIGITRSDGSMIHVSRLEHHIREELNKTAPRTMVVLNPLKVVITNLESDKVMELDAKRWPDAQNDDPSAFYKVPFSRVIYIDQSDFRMKDSKDYYGFAPGKSVLLRYAFPIKCTNVVFADDNETVREIHAEYDPEKKSKPKGVLQWVGESSPGKEPLKVEVRLFEKLFNSENPAELNDDWLTDINPNSKVVVSGAYAVSTLKDAAVGDRFQFERLGYYAVDKDSEPGKLVFNRTVTLRDSYGKGGK, encoded by the exons ATGGTTCTCAAAGACGATAACTCCGAGAAATCTCTCGAGCTCTTCCTTAGCATTGGTTTGGACGAGCGAACAGCGCGCAATACCATCAATAACAACAAAGTCACCGCGAATCTGACCGCCGTTATATACGAG GCTGCTGTCACTGATGGATGCGATCGAACTACTGGGAATCTATTGTACTCG GTTGCTACTAAGTACCCTACAAATGCTCTTGTGCATCGTCCTACATTGCTTAAGTACATTGTTACCTCTAAG ATTAAAACTCCAGCCCAGTTGGAAGCTGCATTTGCTTTTTTTGCCAATACCGGCCCTGAAGACTTCAAGCTAAATGAATTTGAGGAGGCATGTGGTGTTG GGATTGAAGTTTCCCCAGAAGATATTGAGAAAGCAGTTAAGGACATCTTTgaagagaataagaaaacaatattggAGCAGCGCTACCGAACTAATG TGGGTGAATTATTTGGGCATGTCCGGAAATGTTTGCCGTGGGCGGATCCTAAGATTGTAAAG AAACTTATAGATGATAAGATGTATGAATTGCTTGGTGAGAAAACCGCAGCTGATAATGAAAAACCtacaaaaaagaaggagaagaaggagaagcctGCCAAAAACGAG GAAAAGAAAGCTGTTGTGGAAGCTACCCCAGAGCCATCTGAAGAGGACCTTAATCCTTATTCTATATTCCCTCAGCCAGAGCAAAATAATATG GTTCATACAGAAGTGTTTTTCAGTGGTGGCTCTGTGCTCAGATGTAGCAATTCAAAAGAAGTTCTTGACAAACATCTCAAGGTGACTGGGGGAAAAGTTTATACTCGTTTCCCCCCTGAACCAAATGGTTATCTACATATTGGACATGCCAAG GCTATGTTTGTTGATTTTGGCCTTGCAAAGGAGCGAGGGGGCTGCTGTTACCTAAG GTATGATGATACAAATCCTGAGGCAGAGAAGGAAGAGTATATTAATCACATTGAAGAAATTGTCAAGTGGATGGGTTGGGAACCCTTCAAG ATTACATACACCAGTGATTATTTCCAAGAACTGTATGATTTGGCAGTGGAGTTGATTCGGAGAGGTCATGCTTATGTTGATCATCAG aCTGGCGAGGAGATAAAAGAgtacagagagaagaaaatgaacagCCCCTGGAGGGACAGGCCTGTTGaagaatctctaaaactttttGACGAAATGAGACGAGGAATGATTGAGGAGGGGAAGGCAACACTAAGAATGAAGCAAGATATGCAGAGTGACAATTTTAATATGTATGACCTTATTGCTTATCGAATAAAG TTCGCACCTCATCCTAAGGCTGGTGACAAATGGTGTATCTATCCGAGCTATGATTATGCCCACTGCACCGTTGATTCTCTTGAGAATATAACGCATTCG CTCTGTACTCTTGAATTTGAGACCCGGCGTGCTTCATACTACTGGCTATTGCATTCCCTGGATCTCTACATGCCATATGTGTGGGAATATTCACGGCTGAATGTCACAAACACTGTAATGTCCAAGCGTAAG TTGAATTATATCGTGACAAACAAGTATGTTGATGGTTGGGATGATCCACGTCTTTTGACACTTGCTGGTTTGAGGCGGAGGGGTGTGACTTCAACTGCGATTAATGCATTTGTACGAGGAATTGGAATTACCAGAAG TGATGGTAGCATGATACATGTGAGTCGCCTTGAGCATCATATTAGAGAGGAGTTGAATAAAACAGCTCCTCGCACTATGGTGGTGCTTAATCCTCTTAAGGTTGTCATCACCAATTTGGAATCAGACAAGGTTATGGAGCTTGATGCCAAAAGGTGGCCTGATGCTCAGAACGATGATCCCTCAGCATTCTACAAG GTTCCGTTCTCTAGAGTTATATACATTGACCAGTCTGACTTCCGAATGAAGGATTCAAAAGATTATTATGGGTTCGCCCCTGGTAAATCTGTTTTGCTAAG ATACGCTTTCCCAATTAAGTGCACCAATGTTGTCTTTGCTGATGACAATGAAACAGTTCGTGAGATTCATGCGGAATATGACCCTGAGAAAAAGTCAAAGCCAAAG GGGGTTCTACAATGGGTAGGTGAATCTTCCCCAGGAAAAGAGCCCTTAAAGGTTGAAGTCCGATTATTTGAGAAACTCTTCAACTCCGag AACCCTGCTGAACTAAATGACGATTGGCTCACTGACATTAATCCGAACTCCAAAGTGGTAGTTTCTGGTGCCTATGCTGTGTCAACCCTTAAAGATGCTGCGGTCGGAGACAGATTCCAATTCGAGAGGCTAG GTTATTATGCGGTGGACAAGGATTCTGAGCCAGGAAAGCTTGTGTTTAACCGGACGGTCACACTCAGGGACAGCTACGGTAAAGGTGGAAAGTAA
- the LOC104756969 gene encoding transcription factor MYB108-like isoform X2: protein MSNTIRYNGNDEGAEQRKGPWTLEEDTLLTNYISHNGEGRWNLLAKSSGLKRTGKSCRLRWLNYLKPDIKRGNLTPQEQLLILELHSKWGNRWSKIAKYLPGRTDNDIKNYWRTRVQKQARQLNIDSNSHKFLEVVRSFWVPRLIHKMKDNSNTNTKATPPDLLGPVLQDNNFSPDCSNMDFSTSMSVDLKKNSQFMESDIETTCSLYLDGSRGSSSQCVSEDYSSFPCLEEEYMVTFMGNSDILALQDCHVADSTYEDDVTQDPMWNMDDIWQFKEYAHFN, encoded by the exons ATGTCAAATACAATTAGGTATAATGGAAATGACGAGGGTGCAGAGCAGAGGAAAGGACCTTGGACGCTTGAGGAAGACACTCTTCTCACCAATTACATTTCCCATAACGGTGAAGGCCGATGGAACCTTCTCGCTAAATCTTCTG ggCTAAAGAGAACTGGAAAAAGTTGTAGACTGCGATGGTTGAATTACCTTAAACCCGACATAAAGCGTGGGAATCTCACTCCTCAAGAACAACTCTTAATCCTCGAGCTCCACTCTAAATGGGGTAATAG GTGGTCGAAAATTGCGAAGTATTTACCCGGAAGAACAGACAACGATATAAAAAACTATTGGAGAACAAGAGTTCAGAAACAAGCACGCCAGCTCAACATCGATTCCAATAGCCACAAGTTCTTGGAAGTTGTCCGTAGCTTTTGGGTTCCAAGATTGATCCACAAGATGAAAGATAACTCAAACACCAACACTAAAGCTACTCCTCCTGATTTACTTGGACCGGTTTTACAAGACAACAATTTCTCTCCTGATTGTTCCAACATGGATTTTTCCACTTCTATGTCGGTAGATCTCAAGAAAAATTCACAATTCATGGAGTCTGATATTGAAACAACATGTTCATTGTACTTGGACGGATCACGAGGGAGTAGTAGTCAATGTGTGAGTGAAGATTACAGCTCCTTCCCTTGCCTAGAGGAGGAGTACATGGTGACCTTTATGGGCAATTCAGACATTTTAGCATTGCAAGATTGTCACGTGGCTGATTCTACGTACGAGGATGATGTGACACAAGATCCAATGTGGAACATGGATGACATTTGGCAGTTTAAGGAGTATGCACACTTTAATTAG
- the LOC104756969 gene encoding transcription factor MYB108-like isoform X1, protein MSNTIRYNGNDEGAEQRKGPWTLEEDTLLTNYISHNGEGRWNLLAKSSAGLKRTGKSCRLRWLNYLKPDIKRGNLTPQEQLLILELHSKWGNRWSKIAKYLPGRTDNDIKNYWRTRVQKQARQLNIDSNSHKFLEVVRSFWVPRLIHKMKDNSNTNTKATPPDLLGPVLQDNNFSPDCSNMDFSTSMSVDLKKNSQFMESDIETTCSLYLDGSRGSSSQCVSEDYSSFPCLEEEYMVTFMGNSDILALQDCHVADSTYEDDVTQDPMWNMDDIWQFKEYAHFN, encoded by the exons ATGTCAAATACAATTAGGTATAATGGAAATGACGAGGGTGCAGAGCAGAGGAAAGGACCTTGGACGCTTGAGGAAGACACTCTTCTCACCAATTACATTTCCCATAACGGTGAAGGCCGATGGAACCTTCTCGCTAAATCTTCTG cagggCTAAAGAGAACTGGAAAAAGTTGTAGACTGCGATGGTTGAATTACCTTAAACCCGACATAAAGCGTGGGAATCTCACTCCTCAAGAACAACTCTTAATCCTCGAGCTCCACTCTAAATGGGGTAATAG GTGGTCGAAAATTGCGAAGTATTTACCCGGAAGAACAGACAACGATATAAAAAACTATTGGAGAACAAGAGTTCAGAAACAAGCACGCCAGCTCAACATCGATTCCAATAGCCACAAGTTCTTGGAAGTTGTCCGTAGCTTTTGGGTTCCAAGATTGATCCACAAGATGAAAGATAACTCAAACACCAACACTAAAGCTACTCCTCCTGATTTACTTGGACCGGTTTTACAAGACAACAATTTCTCTCCTGATTGTTCCAACATGGATTTTTCCACTTCTATGTCGGTAGATCTCAAGAAAAATTCACAATTCATGGAGTCTGATATTGAAACAACATGTTCATTGTACTTGGACGGATCACGAGGGAGTAGTAGTCAATGTGTGAGTGAAGATTACAGCTCCTTCCCTTGCCTAGAGGAGGAGTACATGGTGACCTTTATGGGCAATTCAGACATTTTAGCATTGCAAGATTGTCACGTGGCTGATTCTACGTACGAGGATGATGTGACACAAGATCCAATGTGGAACATGGATGACATTTGGCAGTTTAAGGAGTATGCACACTTTAATTAG
- the LOC104756970 gene encoding transcription factor bHLH75-like yields the protein MARFEPYHYNQNPELINLDSPASTPSRFMLFSDGALVDAHHNNSHFSQKLLHGDSGRKGNKGVSGSKRRRKRLEEEKTMKEDETHQKPKDVVHVRAKRGQATDSHSLAERVRRERINERLKCLQDLVPGCYKTMGMAVMLDVIIDYVRSLQNQIEFLSTKLSAASAYYDLNSFDIEPTDIFQGGNMSSAEEMERILIGTQPPNFSSTLPF from the exons ATGGCACGGTTTGAGCCATATCATTATAACCAAAATCCAGAGCTAATAAATTTGGACTCACCAGCTTCTACTCCTTCCAGATTCATGCTTTTCTCCGATGGAGCTTTAGTTGATGCCCATCACAATAATTCTCACTTCTCACAAAAATTATTGCACG GTGATTCGGGAAGAAAAGGCAATAAAGGAGTGAGTGGgtcgaagagaagaagaaagaggttgGAGGAGGAAAAAACCATGAAAGAAGATGAGACTCATCAGAAGCCAAAAGATGTTGTCCATGTCCGAGCTAAGAGAGGTCAAGCTACTGATAGCCACAGCTTGGCTGAAAGG GTACGAAGAGAGAGGATTAATGAAAGGCTGAAATGCTTACAAGACCTTGTTCCAGGCTGCTACAAG ACAATGGGAATGGCAGTGATGCTTGATGTCATCATAGATTATGTTCGATCACTCCAGAATCAAATCGAG TTTTTGTCGACGAAACTCTCTGCGGCAAGTGCTTACTACGACCTTAATTCTTTCGACATTGAGCCAACGGATATATTTCAG GGAGGGAACATGTCTAGTGCTGAAGAGATGGAAAGGATTCTCATTGGGACTCAGCCTCCTAATTTCAGTTCAACATTGCCCTTTTAA